One window from the genome of Polynucleobacter sp. MWH-Svant-W18 encodes:
- a CDS encoding penicillin-binding protein 1A has product MALPPNDKPTPNQRPIRQFNRRPGQPRFDPGTPRKSSSSPLIKAVLIIGVVIAVMVMVLVGYAFLVAKPNLPKISALTDYNPKTPLRIYTADKVLIGEFGEERRRVIPLAEIPLSMRNAVLAIEDDRFYSHGGVDYVGILRATVTNLRGHLSQGASTITMQVARNFFLSNEKTFSRKIYEVLLAWEIESQLTKDKILEIYMNQIFLGQRAYGFSSAAQIYFGKELKDITIAESAMLAGLPKAPSAYNPVSNFRRAKIRQEYILQRMRDLGYISPDEYQKAMTEELHIRGLGNEFAVRADFPAEMVRQLLFAQYGEAIYSQGIDVYTTILKADQDAAYKAVRRGIFEYDLRHAYRGPEGFIELPEDPVKRQRAIDEALLAYPQLDDLQSGVVLDVKPKEMQVMIATGDTITLKGEGMKLAAASLTDSTQPKKRLRPGAVVRLLLDGGVWKLAQLPQVEAAFVSMNADTGAILSLVGGFDFRRNQFNHVTQALRQPGSSFKPFIYAAAIEKGFTPSTMVNDAPLSIGSMETGSQAWEPKNYDGKYDGMMRLRNALAKSKNLVSVRIIRAIGPSYAQEYIQRFGFEPEKHPPYLTMALGAGSVTPLQMASAYSVFANGGYRVDPFLINKMIDSKGVVIFEAKPATVGDGAPRVLDARTAFVMDSMLQEVTKTGTAASARAKLGRADIAGKTGTTNESHDAWFAGYNPKVVAIAWIGFDKPASLGDRETGGGLALPMWISYMSVALKEIPQETRAVPEGVTQVDGDWFIPEFARGGTRDLQ; this is encoded by the coding sequence ATGGCCTTACCTCCAAATGACAAGCCAACGCCAAATCAGCGGCCAATTCGTCAGTTCAATAGACGTCCAGGTCAGCCTCGCTTTGATCCAGGTACGCCACGTAAATCTTCCAGTAGTCCGCTGATCAAAGCAGTTTTAATTATTGGCGTAGTGATTGCCGTGATGGTGATGGTATTGGTGGGCTATGCATTCTTAGTGGCGAAGCCTAATTTGCCAAAAATTTCTGCTTTAACAGATTACAACCCTAAAACTCCTCTGCGTATTTATACGGCAGATAAGGTGCTCATTGGTGAGTTTGGCGAAGAGCGTCGCAGAGTCATTCCGCTTGCAGAGATACCCTTGAGTATGCGCAATGCTGTATTAGCAATTGAGGATGATCGTTTCTATTCTCATGGCGGAGTTGATTACGTTGGAATTTTGAGGGCCACGGTTACCAATTTGCGCGGGCACTTATCGCAGGGCGCCTCAACGATCACGATGCAGGTGGCTCGAAACTTTTTTTTAAGTAACGAGAAAACCTTTAGTCGAAAAATCTATGAAGTCTTATTGGCTTGGGAAATTGAGTCGCAGCTAACGAAAGACAAGATTCTAGAAATCTATATGAATCAGATCTTTTTGGGTCAGCGGGCTTATGGATTCTCAAGCGCAGCCCAAATCTATTTTGGCAAAGAGTTAAAAGACATCACGATTGCAGAGTCCGCAATGTTGGCAGGCTTGCCAAAAGCACCGTCTGCCTACAACCCCGTTAGCAATTTCCGACGGGCCAAAATTCGTCAAGAATATATTTTGCAGCGTATGCGCGATCTTGGATATATCTCTCCTGACGAGTATCAAAAGGCTATGACTGAAGAATTGCATATTCGTGGCCTGGGAAATGAGTTTGCTGTGCGCGCTGACTTCCCTGCAGAAATGGTGCGTCAGTTATTGTTTGCGCAATATGGTGAAGCTATTTATTCCCAAGGTATTGATGTTTATACAACCATACTGAAGGCTGACCAAGATGCAGCCTACAAAGCAGTGCGCCGAGGAATTTTTGAGTATGACTTACGACATGCTTACCGTGGACCAGAGGGATTTATTGAGCTTCCTGAGGATCCAGTAAAACGTCAGCGCGCCATTGATGAAGCTTTACTGGCTTATCCGCAATTAGATGATTTGCAGTCTGGCGTTGTCTTAGATGTAAAGCCAAAAGAAATGCAGGTGATGATTGCCACGGGCGATACGATCACCCTCAAAGGTGAAGGCATGAAATTGGCAGCTGCATCATTAACCGATAGCACTCAACCTAAGAAAAGGTTGCGTCCAGGTGCGGTTGTCAGGCTCTTATTGGATGGTGGGGTTTGGAAGTTAGCCCAGTTACCTCAGGTGGAGGCCGCATTTGTTTCTATGAATGCAGATACTGGAGCGATCCTGTCCTTGGTTGGTGGCTTTGACTTCCGTCGCAATCAATTTAATCACGTCACTCAAGCCCTGCGTCAACCAGGCTCATCCTTCAAGCCATTTATTTATGCTGCCGCTATTGAAAAAGGCTTCACACCGAGCACTATGGTGAACGATGCTCCTCTATCGATTGGCAGTATGGAGACGGGTAGCCAAGCCTGGGAACCAAAGAACTACGATGGTAAATACGATGGCATGATGCGTTTACGGAATGCTTTAGCAAAATCAAAGAACTTGGTTTCAGTTCGCATCATTCGAGCAATTGGCCCTTCATACGCACAGGAATACATTCAACGTTTTGGTTTTGAGCCAGAGAAACATCCGCCGTATTTAACAATGGCGCTTGGTGCAGGTTCAGTTACTCCATTGCAAATGGCCTCAGCCTACAGCGTGTTTGCTAATGGTGGCTACCGCGTCGATCCTTTCTTGATTAACAAGATGATCGATTCAAAAGGCGTTGTGATTTTTGAAGCCAAGCCAGCCACTGTGGGTGATGGCGCACCGCGAGTGTTAGATGCCCGCACAGCCTTTGTGATGGACAGCATGCTGCAAGAAGTTACTAAGACTGGTACCGCCGCATCTGCTCGTGCAAAGCTTGGGCGTGCTGATATTGCGGGTAAAACTGGTACGACTAATGAATCACACGACGCGTGGTTTGCGGGCTATAACCCTAAAGTGGTCGCTATTGCATGGATTGGTTTTGATAAACCAGCAAGCCTAGGTGATCGTGAAACAGGCGGTGGCCTAGCTCTGCCAATGTGGATTTCTTATATGTCTGTTGCTTTGAAAGAGATTCCACAAGAAACTCGTGCGGTGCCAGAGGGTGTCACGCAGGTTGACGGCGATTGGTTTATTCCAGAGTTTGCTCGCGGCGGTACACGCGACCTACAGTAG
- a CDS encoding transposase, giving the protein MARQARTVIPGQVMHVMVRGNNRETLFFTPEDRRTYLEWLREAARQFGCAVHAFALMPNHVHLLLTPQNEDSLAKTMQSLGRRYAQYFNQQHQRSGTIWEGRYRSSLIDPDYFLRCMRYIELNPVRAGYESSPQDSTWTSFVSHIGGNSEPWLVDHQHFWKLGNTPFERQMAWAHFVKEGAPHWEDRQITESLLRSKPWVSDIYAKRLFKDNPQIAQIRHRGRPRKISSLNSAT; this is encoded by the coding sequence ATGGCTAGGCAAGCACGCACTGTTATCCCTGGTCAAGTCATGCATGTGATGGTCCGTGGCAATAATCGGGAAACCCTTTTCTTTACTCCAGAAGATCGACGTACCTATCTCGAATGGTTGCGAGAAGCAGCCAGACAGTTTGGCTGTGCAGTACATGCATTTGCATTAATGCCCAATCATGTTCATCTCTTGTTGACACCGCAAAACGAAGACTCGCTTGCCAAAACTATGCAGTCTCTAGGTCGACGCTATGCTCAATACTTCAATCAGCAGCATCAACGTTCGGGAACTATTTGGGAAGGACGCTACCGCTCCTCTCTGATCGATCCAGATTATTTTTTGCGCTGCATGCGTTATATAGAGCTCAATCCTGTCAGGGCAGGCTATGAATCTAGCCCTCAAGATTCGACATGGACCAGTTTTGTAAGCCATATCGGGGGAAATTCTGAGCCCTGGTTGGTAGATCACCAGCATTTTTGGAAATTAGGTAATACACCCTTTGAGAGGCAAATGGCGTGGGCGCATTTTGTAAAGGAGGGCGCTCCCCACTGGGAAGATCGTCAAATCACTGAATCCCTACTGCGCTCCAAGCCTTGGGTGAGCGATATTTACGCCAAAAGACTCTTTAAAGATAATCCGCAGATAGCTCAGATCCGACATCGTGGGCGCCCTAGAAAGATAAGCTCTTTAAATTCAGCAACTTAG
- a CDS encoding glutamate synthase-related protein: MTTQLNTDLRPIAQGLYDPSNEHDACGVGFVAHIKGKKSHEIVAQGLKILENLDHRGAVGADPLMGDGAGILIQIPDTLYREEMAKQSVTLPPLGEYGVGMIFLPKEHASRLACEQELERTVRLEGQVVLGWRDVPVDVKLPMSPTVQMTEPFIRQIFIGRGRDIMTTDALERKLYVIRKTASHAIQDLHLKHGKEYFVASMSARTIVYKGLLLANQVGAYYQDLQDKRTVSALALVHQRFSTNTFPAWELAHPYRMIAHNGEINTVKGNVNWVNAREGAISSPVLGDDLKKLWPLIYPGQSDTACFDNCLELLVMSGYPLAQAMMMMIPEAWEQHALMDDNRRAFYEYHAAMMEPWDGPAAMAFTDGRQIGATLDRNGLRPARYYVTDDDLVIMASEAGVLPIPESKIVQKWRLQPGKMFMIDMEQGRIIDDVELKNAVSKAKPYKSWIDAVRVKLDEVDASKADLVDEKNTIRPAAKLLDRQQAFGYTQEDIKYLMAPMAMNGEEAIGSMGNDSPLAVLSNKNKPLYNYFKQLFAQVTNPPIDPIRENMVMSLVSFIGPKPNLLDTNNINPPMRLEVSQPILDFDDMTKIRHIGHYTNGKFRSYELDICYPAVWGKAGIEARLASLCAEAADAVRSGYNILIVSDRQVDEKHVAIPALLATSAIHQHLVQKGLRTSVGLVVETGSARETHHFALLAGYGAEAVHPYLAMETLTEMAKGLSGDLSGEKAVKNFIKAVGKGLQKVMSKMGISTYMSYTGSQIFEAIGLNHDIIDQYFKGTPSNVGGIGVFEVAEEALRMHTSAFGNDPVLTNMLDAGGEYAFRIRGENHMWTPDTIAKLQHSTRIGADKGYQTYKEYANIINDQTKRQMTLRGLFEFKIDPAKAIPLDEVESAKEIVKRFATGAMSLGSISTEAHATLAIAMNRIGGKSNTGEGGEDPNRYVNELKGIPIKKGETLASVLGSDVVEANIPLLDGDSLRSKIKQVASGRFGVTTEYLRSADQIQIKMAQGAKPGEGGQLPGGKVSDYIGKLRFSVPGVGLISPPPHHDIYSIEDIAQLIHDLKNVNPKADVSVKLVSEVGVGTVAAGVAKAKADHVVIAGHDGGTGASPLSSIKHAGSPWELGLAETQQTLVLNGLRSRIRVQADGQMKTGRDVVIGALLGADEFGFATAPLVVEGCIMMRKCHLNTCPVGVATQDPELRKKFSGKPEHVVNFFFFIAEEAREIMAQLGIRKFDDLIGRVDLLDTRKGIENWKVHGLDFSKIFAEPQVAAEVPRYQVLTQDHGLGNALDNILIEKSEPALERGEKVSFIVPVKNVNRTVGAMLSGELAQRYGHAGLPDDTIHIQLNGTAGQSFAAFLARGITLDLVGDGNDYVGKGLSGGRVIVRAPHEFRGDTSQNIIVGNTVLYGAIAGEAFFNGVAGERFAVRNSGATTVVEGAGDHGCEYMTGGTVVVLGTTGRNFAAGMSGGIAYVYDEDGMFSKRCNTSMATLEKVLPSAEQIAKMPKSEWHAPVDVKDGGERLTDEQILKSLIERHFRYTGSERAKALLADWENARGRFVKVLPTEYKRALGELWDKAQNKTVAA; this comes from the coding sequence ATGACTACACAATTGAATACCGATCTTCGCCCAATCGCTCAAGGTCTTTATGACCCTAGCAATGAACATGATGCATGCGGCGTAGGATTCGTTGCACATATTAAGGGTAAGAAATCCCACGAGATAGTTGCTCAAGGTTTGAAGATCCTGGAAAACCTCGACCATCGCGGCGCGGTTGGCGCCGATCCTTTGATGGGTGATGGTGCAGGAATATTGATTCAGATACCTGACACTTTGTATCGAGAGGAAATGGCCAAACAAAGTGTGACATTGCCACCTTTAGGTGAGTACGGTGTCGGCATGATTTTCTTACCTAAAGAGCACGCATCCCGTTTGGCATGTGAACAAGAGTTAGAGCGCACTGTGCGTTTGGAAGGTCAAGTAGTGCTCGGGTGGAGAGATGTTCCGGTAGATGTGAAATTGCCGATGTCACCAACAGTACAAATGACTGAGCCATTTATTCGCCAAATTTTTATTGGCCGCGGTCGCGACATCATGACAACTGATGCGCTTGAGCGCAAGTTGTATGTCATTCGTAAAACAGCAAGTCATGCGATCCAAGATTTACATTTGAAGCATGGCAAAGAATATTTCGTCGCGTCTATGTCTGCGCGAACCATTGTTTATAAGGGTTTGCTGTTAGCGAATCAAGTAGGTGCCTATTACCAAGATTTGCAAGACAAGCGGACTGTATCAGCGCTCGCCTTAGTGCATCAACGCTTCTCTACCAACACATTCCCTGCATGGGAATTGGCGCACCCATATCGCATGATTGCGCACAACGGTGAGATCAATACGGTTAAAGGTAACGTCAACTGGGTAAACGCACGAGAAGGCGCCATTAGTTCACCAGTTCTTGGCGATGATTTAAAGAAACTTTGGCCTTTAATTTATCCAGGTCAATCAGATACTGCCTGTTTTGATAACTGTTTAGAGTTATTGGTAATGTCCGGTTATCCATTGGCCCAAGCAATGATGATGATGATTCCTGAGGCATGGGAACAGCATGCATTGATGGATGACAACCGCCGTGCTTTCTATGAATACCATGCAGCCATGATGGAGCCATGGGATGGTCCTGCTGCCATGGCATTTACAGATGGTCGTCAAATTGGGGCAACTTTGGATCGCAATGGTTTGCGCCCTGCACGTTATTACGTGACGGATGATGACTTGGTCATCATGGCATCTGAAGCGGGTGTATTGCCTATTCCAGAGAGCAAGATTGTTCAAAAATGGCGCTTGCAACCCGGCAAGATGTTCATGATCGACATGGAGCAAGGCCGCATTATTGATGACGTTGAACTCAAAAATGCTGTTTCTAAAGCCAAGCCTTATAAGAGCTGGATCGATGCTGTACGCGTCAAGTTAGACGAAGTTGATGCTAGCAAGGCTGACTTAGTAGATGAAAAAAATACGATTCGCCCAGCAGCTAAATTGTTAGATCGCCAACAAGCATTTGGATACACCCAGGAAGACATTAAGTACCTGATGGCCCCAATGGCGATGAACGGTGAAGAGGCGATTGGCTCCATGGGCAATGACAGCCCATTGGCAGTTCTGTCCAATAAGAACAAGCCTTTGTATAACTACTTCAAACAATTGTTTGCACAGGTTACCAATCCCCCGATTGATCCAATCCGTGAAAATATGGTGATGTCTTTGGTGTCATTTATTGGGCCAAAACCCAATTTATTAGATACCAACAACATCAACCCGCCAATGCGTTTGGAAGTGAGTCAGCCCATTTTAGATTTTGATGATATGACGAAGATTCGTCATATTGGTCACTACACCAATGGCAAGTTCCGCTCATATGAATTGGATATTTGTTATCCAGCAGTTTGGGGTAAGGCTGGTATTGAAGCGCGTTTAGCATCACTGTGTGCTGAAGCAGCAGATGCGGTTCGCTCTGGTTACAACATTCTGATCGTGAGTGATCGTCAGGTAGATGAGAAGCATGTGGCGATTCCTGCGCTATTGGCAACTTCAGCAATCCATCAGCATTTAGTACAAAAAGGTCTGCGTACTAGCGTTGGCCTCGTTGTGGAAACCGGTAGTGCGCGTGAAACACATCACTTCGCACTCTTGGCTGGCTATGGTGCAGAAGCCGTTCATCCATACCTTGCCATGGAAACTTTGACCGAGATGGCTAAAGGCTTGTCGGGCGATTTATCTGGTGAAAAAGCTGTTAAGAATTTCATCAAAGCGGTTGGCAAGGGCTTGCAAAAAGTGATGTCTAAGATGGGCATCTCTACTTACATGTCTTATACCGGCTCACAGATTTTTGAAGCCATTGGTTTGAACCACGACATCATTGATCAGTACTTCAAAGGTACGCCATCTAACGTGGGTGGTATTGGTGTATTTGAAGTTGCTGAAGAAGCCTTGCGTATGCACACTTCTGCCTTTGGTAATGATCCAGTGTTGACCAATATGCTCGATGCTGGCGGTGAATATGCTTTCCGTATTCGTGGTGAAAACCATATGTGGACTCCAGACACAATTGCGAAGTTGCAACATTCCACACGCATTGGTGCCGACAAGGGCTATCAGACTTACAAAGAGTACGCCAATATCATCAATGATCAAACTAAGCGTCAAATGACATTGCGTGGCTTATTCGAGTTCAAGATTGATCCAGCAAAAGCAATTCCATTGGATGAAGTAGAGTCCGCTAAAGAAATCGTCAAACGTTTCGCAACGGGTGCGATGTCCTTGGGTTCTATCTCTACTGAAGCGCACGCTACTCTGGCGATTGCCATGAACCGTATCGGTGGCAAGTCCAATACCGGTGAGGGCGGCGAAGATCCTAACCGTTATGTGAATGAGCTTAAAGGCATTCCAATTAAGAAGGGCGAAACCCTCGCAAGCGTCTTGGGAAGTGATGTGGTTGAAGCCAATATTCCTTTGTTGGATGGTGACTCATTGCGTTCCAAAATTAAACAAGTTGCCTCAGGACGTTTCGGCGTTACGACTGAATATTTGCGTTCTGCCGATCAAATTCAGATCAAGATGGCTCAGGGCGCTAAGCCTGGCGAAGGTGGTCAATTGCCTGGAGGCAAAGTTTCTGACTACATCGGTAAGTTGCGTTTCTCAGTCCCGGGCGTAGGTTTGATTTCGCCTCCTCCGCACCATGACATTTACTCGATTGAAGATATCGCTCAGTTGATTCATGATTTGAAAAACGTCAATCCAAAAGCCGACGTTTCTGTGAAGCTGGTCTCTGAGGTTGGTGTTGGTACAGTTGCCGCTGGTGTTGCCAAAGCGAAAGCAGATCACGTAGTGATCGCTGGCCATGATGGCGGTACGGGCGCATCCCCACTTTCATCGATTAAACATGCCGGCTCTCCTTGGGAACTCGGTCTTGCTGAAACACAGCAAACCTTAGTACTCAACGGCCTGCGTAGCCGTATTCGTGTTCAGGCTGACGGTCAAATGAAGACGGGTCGCGATGTGGTGATTGGTGCCTTGTTGGGCGCTGATGAGTTTGGTTTTGCGACCGCTCCATTGGTGGTCGAGGGTTGCATCATGATGCGTAAGTGTCATTTGAATACTTGTCCTGTTGGTGTGGCCACTCAAGATCCAGAGCTACGTAAAAAGTTCTCTGGTAAGCCAGAACATGTTGTGAACTTCTTCTTCTTTATTGCTGAAGAGGCGCGCGAGATCATGGCGCAATTGGGCATCCGTAAGTTTGATGATTTGATTGGCCGCGTTGATTTGTTAGATACCCGTAAAGGCATTGAGAACTGGAAGGTTCACGGTTTGGATTTCAGCAAGATTTTTGCTGAACCTCAAGTAGCTGCTGAAGTTCCACGCTATCAGGTTCTGACACAGGATCACGGTTTGGGAAATGCGCTCGATAATATTTTGATTGAAAAGAGTGAGCCTGCACTGGAGCGTGGCGAGAAAGTGTCTTTCATTGTTCCAGTGAAAAACGTCAACCGCACTGTGGGCGCGATGCTCTCTGGTGAGTTGGCGCAGCGTTATGGCCATGCAGGCTTGCCTGATGACACCATTCATATACAGCTCAATGGCACTGCCGGCCAAAGCTTTGCAGCTTTCTTAGCTCGGGGCATTACCTTAGATTTAGTAGGCGATGGTAATGACTATGTTGGTAAGGGCTTATCTGGTGGTCGGGTGATCGTTCGTGCTCCGCATGAGTTCCGTGGTGATACTTCACAGAACATCATTGTGGGTAATACTGTCCTCTATGGTGCAATTGCCGGTGAAGCATTCTTTAATGGCGTTGCTGGTGAGCGTTTTGCAGTTCGCAACTCCGGGGCAACTACCGTTGTTGAGGGTGCTGGCGATCACGGTTGCGAATACATGACTGGTGGCACCGTAGTTGTATTGGGAACCACTGGCCGTAACTTTGCTGCCGGTATGAGTGGTGGTATTGCTTATGTCTATGACGAAGACGGCATGTTTAGTAAGCGTTGCAACACCAGCATGGCAACTTTGGAAAAGGTTCTGCCTTCAGCTGAGCAAATCGCCAAGATGCCAAAGTCTGAATGGCATGCTCCAGTCGATGTTAAGGATGGCGGCGAACGTTTAACCGATGAGCAAATTCTGAAGAGCTTGATTGAACGTCATTTCCGCTATACCGGCTCAGAGCGGGCAAAAGCCCTCTTGGCCGATTGGGAAAATGCACGCGGTCGTTTTGTGAAGGTTCTTCCAACGGAGTACAAGCGTGCTTTAGGTGAGTTGTGGGATAAAGCGCAAAACAAAACTGTTGCTGCTTAA
- a CDS encoding glutamate synthase subunit beta, which translates to MGKVTGFMEFERVDETYEAPVKRLHHYKEFVAALTDEEAKIQGARCMDCGIPFCNNGCPVNNIIPDFNDLVFHNDWKNALDVLQSTNNFPEFTGRICPAPCEAACTLGINNDAVGIKSIEHAIIDKGWESGWVKPQPPKTKTGKKVAIVGGGPAGMAAAQQLARVGHDVTVFEKNDRVGGLLRYGIPDFKMEKWLIDRRVEQMQAEGVKFETGVFVGKEAIGAEVKNYSNKTVSPEQLMKDFDAVVISGGAEQPRDLPVPGRELSGVHYALEFLIPQNKENAGDFKNEIRATDKHVVVIGGGDTGSDCVGTSNRHGATKITQFELLPQPPEVENKPLVWPYWPTKLRTSSSHEEGCDRDWSVGTKRFEGKNGKVEKLIGVRLEWKDGKMAEVPNSEFEIKADLVLLAMGFVSPVQQVLNAFGVEKDARGNAKATVDGQNAYQTNVPKVFAAGDMRRGQSLVVWAIREGRQCAQAVDEYLMGSSVLPR; encoded by the coding sequence ATGGGTAAGGTCACTGGATTTATGGAATTTGAGCGCGTCGACGAAACATACGAAGCGCCCGTGAAACGTCTCCACCACTACAAAGAGTTTGTTGCAGCCCTAACTGACGAAGAAGCTAAGATTCAAGGCGCTCGCTGTATGGATTGCGGTATTCCGTTTTGCAATAACGGTTGCCCAGTGAATAACATCATTCCCGACTTCAATGATTTGGTGTTTCATAACGATTGGAAAAATGCTTTAGACGTTTTGCAATCGACCAATAACTTCCCTGAATTTACTGGCCGTATTTGTCCAGCACCTTGCGAAGCTGCTTGTACCTTAGGCATTAATAATGACGCTGTTGGTATTAAATCCATTGAGCACGCGATTATTGATAAAGGCTGGGAGAGCGGTTGGGTTAAACCACAGCCACCTAAAACGAAGACCGGAAAAAAAGTCGCAATTGTCGGTGGCGGCCCTGCAGGTATGGCAGCTGCACAACAGCTGGCTCGCGTTGGTCACGATGTCACCGTCTTTGAAAAGAACGACCGTGTTGGCGGCTTACTGCGCTACGGCATTCCTGATTTCAAGATGGAAAAGTGGTTGATTGATCGTCGCGTAGAGCAAATGCAAGCTGAGGGCGTGAAATTCGAAACCGGTGTTTTTGTTGGTAAAGAAGCGATTGGTGCTGAAGTAAAAAATTACTCTAATAAGACTGTGTCCCCTGAGCAGTTGATGAAAGATTTTGATGCAGTAGTGATCAGTGGTGGCGCTGAACAACCACGCGATCTCCCAGTACCAGGCCGCGAACTCTCCGGAGTGCACTATGCATTAGAGTTTTTGATTCCACAAAACAAAGAGAATGCTGGTGATTTCAAAAATGAAATCCGCGCTACTGATAAGCATGTTGTTGTTATTGGTGGTGGCGATACGGGTTCTGATTGTGTGGGCACCTCAAATCGTCATGGCGCTACAAAAATTACTCAGTTTGAGTTACTTCCACAACCTCCAGAAGTGGAGAATAAGCCTTTGGTGTGGCCATATTGGCCAACCAAGCTACGCACCTCTTCTTCTCACGAAGAAGGCTGTGATCGCGATTGGTCTGTCGGCACAAAACGCTTTGAAGGTAAAAACGGCAAAGTAGAAAAACTCATTGGCGTGCGTTTGGAGTGGAAAGACGGCAAGATGGCTGAAGTTCCCAATTCTGAATTTGAGATCAAGGCAGATTTAGTGCTTTTAGCGATGGGATTTGTCTCTCCAGTGCAACAAGTTCTCAATGCTTTTGGTGTAGAGAAAGATGCTCGTGGCAATGCCAAAGCCACTGTAGATGGCCAAAATGCTTATCAAACAAACGTTCCAAAGGTATTTGCGGCTGGTGATATGCGTCGTGGACAGTCTTTGGTGGTTTGGGCAATTCGTGAAGGGCGTCAATGCGCCCAGGCAGTAGACGAGTATTTGATGGGGTCATCTGTTTTACCCCGATAA
- a CDS encoding ABC transporter ATP-binding protein, producing the protein MNIAHSHSLDASTQTAGEVVVSIKDVNFSYAAGERQILSGLNMEFRRGQVVAVMGGSGCGKTTILRLIGGQNIAQSGEVLFEGQDIGKMTTDQLMASRRRMGMLFQFGALFTDLSVFENVAFPLREHTDLSEELLRSLVLMKLNAVGLRGARDLMPSQISGGMARRVALARAIALDPPLIMYDEPFAGLDPISLGITARLIRDLNNALGATSLLVTHDVEETFEIADYVYFIANGSIGAQGTPEELSRSTDPFVRQFLDAAPDGPVPFHYPGQSLAEDFGVSV; encoded by the coding sequence ATGAACATTGCCCACTCACACTCTTTGGATGCAAGTACGCAAACAGCAGGAGAGGTAGTCGTCTCCATTAAAGACGTTAACTTTTCTTATGCTGCAGGGGAGCGACAGATTCTGTCGGGGCTCAATATGGAGTTTCGGCGTGGTCAAGTAGTTGCCGTGATGGGTGGCTCTGGGTGTGGCAAGACAACCATTCTGCGTTTAATTGGCGGTCAAAATATTGCCCAATCTGGCGAAGTGTTATTTGAAGGTCAAGACATTGGCAAGATGACCACTGATCAGTTGATGGCATCACGTCGCCGTATGGGAATGTTATTTCAGTTTGGCGCATTGTTTACGGATTTGAGTGTCTTTGAGAATGTCGCTTTTCCTTTGCGCGAGCACACTGACTTAAGTGAAGAACTATTGCGCTCACTGGTGTTGATGAAATTAAATGCCGTTGGCTTGCGTGGTGCTCGTGATTTAATGCCTTCACAGATTTCTGGGGGAATGGCGCGACGAGTTGCCTTAGCAAGAGCCATTGCTTTAGATCCTCCACTCATCATGTACGACGAGCCGTTTGCTGGCTTGGACCCTATCTCCTTGGGTATTACAGCTCGGTTGATACGGGATTTGAATAATGCACTTGGCGCCACCAGTCTGTTAGTGACGCACGATGTTGAGGAGACCTTTGAGATTGCAGACTACGTGTACTTTATTGCTAATGGCAGTATTGGTGCGCAAGGCACGCCAGAGGAATTAAGTCGTTCAACAGATCCGTTTGTCAGACAGTTTTTAGATGCAGCACCTGATGGACCAGTGCCATTTCACTATCCAGGACAAAGCTTGGCAGAAGATTTTGGAGTAAGTGTTTGA
- the mlaE gene encoding lipid asymmetry maintenance ABC transporter permease subunit MlaE, producing MNALLNFFGDLGFFIRSNLASLGLAARMFVAVIWRSGFLLKRPRLVVDQILFVGNHSFVIIAVSGLFVGFVLGLQGYYTLNRYGSEQALGLLVALSLTRELGPVITALLFAGRAGTSLTAEIGLMKAGEQLSAMEMMAVDPLGRVIAPRLWAGIISMPILATIFTAVGVMGGYFVGVPLIGVDSGAFWSQMQGGVDLFSDIGNGLIKSMVFGVAVTFIALYQGYEAKPTPEGVSQATTRTVVISSLSVLALDFLLTAMMFSN from the coding sequence ATGAATGCACTTCTCAATTTTTTTGGCGACCTTGGATTTTTCATTCGCAGTAATTTAGCGAGTCTTGGGCTTGCTGCCCGCATGTTCGTAGCAGTGATTTGGCGTTCAGGATTTTTATTAAAACGACCGCGTTTAGTGGTGGATCAAATTCTGTTTGTTGGAAATCACTCTTTTGTGATCATTGCGGTATCGGGCTTGTTTGTCGGCTTTGTCTTAGGATTGCAGGGCTATTACACCTTGAACCGTTATGGCTCTGAGCAGGCATTAGGTTTATTGGTAGCGCTTTCTTTAACTCGCGAGTTAGGGCCTGTCATTACTGCTTTATTGTTTGCTGGGCGCGCAGGCACTTCCTTAACTGCAGAAATCGGGTTGATGAAGGCTGGCGAACAATTGAGCGCAATGGAAATGATGGCTGTGGATCCACTAGGTCGTGTGATTGCTCCTCGATTATGGGCGGGCATTATTTCAATGCCGATTTTGGCAACGATCTTTACGGCAGTGGGTGTCATGGGCGGCTATTTTGTCGGAGTTCCACTGATTGGGGTCGATTCTGGGGCGTTCTGGTCTCAGATGCAGGGAGGAGTAGACCTCTTTTCTGATATCGGCAACGGCTTAATTAAAAGCATGGTTTTTGGTGTGGCAGTGACATTTATTGCTCTCTATCAAGGCTATGAGGCTAAACCGACGCCTGAGGGCGTTTCACAAGCGACCACCCGTACGGTGGTGATTTCTTCTTTATCGGTTTTAGCGTTGGATTTCTTGCTAACCGCAATGATGTTTTCAAATTAG